TCTCCACAGTCGTATTAAAAGCACCATCTAAAATAATGCATGGAATCGCTACATTAAGCATAATACTTATAAGCAGCTGCTTTGATTCATCTGTAATTTCATTGGTTTTTGCAATAATATATCCAATTACAGAAATAACCGCCATAATAAACATAGGACCTAAAATAGATAGAAATATCAAGTGAAGCTCTCCTCTTAAGAAGCAAAAGTCACGTTCTTTCTTTACAATTTTTATAAGAACTATCTATAGATCCTAATTAGTTTTTTGTGAATGTAACTTTCACTTCTCCTAAATGTTCAAATACAGCTGTAAATTCATCGCCTGGTACAACATCAATAGTAGTAGCAAGGGCTCCAGAAAGAATTACTTCTCCAGCTTGTAATGATACATCAAACTCTGCTAATTTATTAGCTAGCCATGCAACACCAGCTGCAGGATGCTCCATAGCGTTTTTTCCTATACCTTCTTTCATTAATTGACCATTTTGATATACTTTCATAGAGATATCAGGAAGATTAACTTCATCCACTGAAACAGGTTTATCTCCGAGAACATAAAGACCAGAAGATGCATTATCTGCAACGGTATCTTGCAATTTCACATTCCAATCTTTTATTCTGCTGTCAATTATTTCAAAAGAAGGAAGAACATAATCTGTTGCTTGAAGAACATCTTCAACGGTAACATTCGGACCCTGTAAATCTTTTTTTAACACAAATGCAATTTCAGATTCGACCTTAGGCTGAATGACATCATTAAAGGACACCTCATGGTTATTTTCAACAATCATATTTTCAAATAAATGACCACAATCTGGCGTATCAATACCATACATGACTTGCATGTCACGAGAAGTTAAACCAATTTTTTTACCAACAATTTTAACTCCTTGAGATTGTTTTTCCTGAACCACTTGCAGCTGAACTTCATAAGCTTCGTCTAACGTTAAATCTGGATTCACGTCAGTTAATGGGTTAATCGGTTTTTGACTCTTCTCAGCTTCAATTAAATAATTGGCAAGATCTTTAACTTTTTTAGACACTACTCTAGTCAATAGAGAACCCTCCTCTTATGAATTAATCCTTCGGCTTATTTTGCAATATGACTTTCCCGAATTTTTCTGACCTTTTAAAGTATTCCTGAGCGTCTCGCGCTTTTTCTAATGGAAAAACCTTATCAATAAGAGGTTTAATTTTCTCTTCACGAATTACATCTAACATTTGATCGAATTCTTTCCGAGTACCTAACGTGCACCCTATGATTGAAAGATGTTTTAAATAAACTGTACGAATATCAAGCTGTGTAACCGCCCCACTAGCAGCACCAGATGTTGCTAACCGTCCCCCATTTCTTAATACCTTCAAACAAGTTGAGAATAAAGGATCCCCCACAACATCCAGTACAACATCAACCTTGCCATCCGCAGCCTTTATAACATCATCTGGTAAAGTTGTTGATTTGTAGGATAAAACCTCACTTGCTCCCAGTTCTATCATTTTTTCTTTTAAAGATAAATCTCTTACTAGTGCAATGACATCTGCACCAAATACTTTTGATGCAATTTGAACTGCATAGGAACCAACACCACCAGTAGCCCCTGTAATAAGAATTTTTTCTCCAGGAACAACGTTACTTTTTTCAAGCATATGCCATGCAGTAAAACAACTAACAATAAAAGAAGAGCTTTCAACATAACTAGACAGCGGCATTGCTCTGCACAATTCTTTTGGCCATGTAATATATTCGGCGTAACCACCATCACACTCAGAACTCATTAACGTTATATCATCTGCCATATGTTCTACACCATCAGGGGCTGAAGAAATAAATGGAAATAACACTACTTTTTCTCCCACACATGCTGGATTGATATTTGCACCTACATCTACGATTTGCCCCGCAACATCTGTTCCAGGAATACGAGGAAAAGAAATAGCCTCTCGCTTCCAACCCGCTTTTTCGCTTGATTTCGTATCAGTACCGTAACCACCTTCACGCAATAAAATATCTGAATTATTTAAAGCACAGGCATATATTTTTACTAGTACCTCATTTTCCTTAGGAATGGGTACAGGTACTTTCCGTTCCTCAAGCTTTTCTACTCCTCCATATTCCGTTACAGCTACAGCTTTCATTTTTGATGGAATTGATTGCAACAAACCATTTCTTCCCAATTTTTTCTCTCCTTACTATTTCACTGCTTTGATTCTTCATTTTTTACCCAGATTGTTACCCTATTCATTTGTAAAAAACTTTAGAAAAACTCGGCTTACCGCTAAGTCCAAATGGCAATATACTTTGATCCTTTAACAAGGTTAAACTTTCCTAGAGTATAAAATATTGTCTATAACACTATTGAGTTCTTTTAACACTTTTTAATAGAAATCTAGAACGAGTACGGATGTCCTTACTTAAACATACCTAGAGAGTTATTCTTCCCTGTCAGGATTACCATCAAAAGGTACTGAAGCTACTTTAATAGAGTCGGTTGGACATCCTTCAAAAGCATCCATCATATCTTCCTCGAATTCATCAGGTATGCTGGCTGTTCCTTCATTATTATCTAATATTACAAACGCAAGACCTTCTTCATCGTAATCATAAATATCAGGAGCTGAAGCACCACAAGCACCACAAGCAATACAAGTTTCTTTATCTACGATAGTATATTGAGCCATCTGAGCTCGCTCCTCTCTATTTTCTGTTTTATCCCAGGCCTTTGGAAATAAGATTTAAAAACCTAAGATATTTTTTCTAGAATCGCCGCATATTAATCCATTCGTCACATGAATTCACTCATCAATTTATCAAAATGGTTCGGATGAAGTTCAATGTCTGAATGGGCCAGCGGCTGTTCAGCATATCCATTTGCGAGATCTTGATACGACGGACGTTCTTTGTCTTGATAAATAATACCTTTTACAAGACTTTCATGTTCGATTATTGTTTCCATAGCCATTTCACGGCTGGAAGGATCGTACTCTTCTATTTCATTCAGACTGATTAAATGTTCTTTAAACCAGTCATAGGTGTTTACCTTATTATAGGTAACGCAAGGACTGAACACATTTATAAAAGAGAACCCTTTATGTTTAATTCCTGCTTCAATAATGGCAGTCAAATCTTTTAAATCTTTTGAAAAGCTTTGAGCTACAAATGTTGCTCCACTTGAAACAGCCAATTCCATTGGCGACAGTGTTTTTTCAATTGCTCCGTGCGGTGTCGATTTTGTTACAAATCCAGCAGCAGAACGTGGAGAAGTCTGCCCTTTTGTCAGTCCATAAATCTGATTATCCATTACAATATAAGTGAGATCGATATTACGGCGCATCGCATGGACTGTGTGGCCCATCCCAATTGCGTAGCCGTCACCGTCGCCGCCAGAAGCAATAACAGTCAAATCTCGATTCGCCATCTTGACACCTTGGGCAATTGGCAGTGAACGCCCATGAATACCATGAAGACCATATGATTTAATATAACCTGAAATCCTCCCTGAACAGCCAATTCCAGAAATAACAGCCATATTTTCCGGTGTAAGTCCTGCACTAGCTGCAGCACGTTGGATCGCTGCCTGAACAGAAAAATCACCACATCCAGGACACCAATTAGGCTTTACATCGTTTCTAAAATCTTTAAACGTAATGGTAGACATGTTTCAACAGCTCCTTGCTTGCATTGTAAAGATGAATTGGCTGAAATGGATTACCGTCATATTTTAATAAACTCTTCATTTTATCTGTATATCCAACATTCATCTTTATTAATTTTTCTAGCTGACCAGTGGCATTGTTTTCTACAACAAGCACATTTTCAGCAGCTTCGATAAATGGCAGTACAGCTGTGGCAGGAAACGGATGGATAAGTCTAATGTGCATATGGTTGACTTTTATACCTTCTTCTTCAAGACGACTCATTGCTTCTCCAATTGCTCCAAGTGTTGAATTGAATCCAACTAGCAAAAGTTCAGGTTTTTCATGAGGCGCATATACTGTAATAGGATTTGGAAAACGTTCTGTTAGTTTGTCTAGCTTACGCATACGCTTATCCATTTGCAGCTTCCGATTAGCTGACGCTTCCGAAGGCTTTCCTGTTTCATCATGCTCTACACCTGTCACATGATGAATGCCATTTTTTGTTCCCGGTATTACTCGTGGAGACACTCCATCCTCCGTCAATTCATATCGTTTAAAATACGCTATTTCATCTTCTAGTACAATTTCATCTGTTTTCAGTTTTCCACGGCGAATTTCTATATTATTGAAATCGAATGGCTCAACTGTTTGCTTTCCTAATGAAAGCTGCAAATCAGACAGTAAAATTACTGGGCATTGATACTCTTCAGCGATGTTAAATGCTTCAATTGTATCGTAGAAGGCTTCTTCAGCTGTACTCGGTGCTATCACCACTTTAGGAATCTCACCATGGGTTCCATAAATCATCGCCATTAAATCTGATTGCTCCTGTTTCGTCGGCAAACCAGTAGAAGGACCTCCTCGTTGTGTATCCACAACCACAAGCGGAGTTTCAGTCATTCCTGATAATCCGATTGATTCCATCATTAGAGAAAGTCCGGGACCAGCTGAGGCGGTAAACGAACGGGTACCGGCGTAGTTGGAACCTATTGCCATGGTAGCCGCTGCCATTTCATCCTCTGTTTGAATGACGGTTCCGCCCAATTCCGGCAGCTTATCAATGAGATATTCCATGATCTCAGAAGCCGGTGTTATTGGATAGGCTGCCATAATACGGACTCCTGCTGCGAGCGCTCCGAATGCAATTGCATCATTGCCGATCATAAATAGACGCTGCTGTCCATCTGCCTGAGCTAGTGCTAGTGGAGTCGGAGCATCCCCTAAATGTTCTTCCATAAAAGTATAACCTTGATTGATTGCTTCCATGTTTTTTTGAACGACCGTTTCGCCTTTTTTACCGAACATTTCTTTAACAACATCAGCAAAAACGGCTGGATTGAGATTAATAATGGCACATGTTGCTCCAATAGCGACCATATTTTTCATAAGTGGTGTACCAAGTTCAGCTGCCATTTCAGTGAATGGCACAGAGTAAAATTTCGCTTCTGTATCTTCCGGTTTAACCGGTTTAAATTTTGAATCAGCAATAATAATGCCATCACTATGAAGTTCATAATAATTCAGATCAATTGTTTCCTGATCAAATGCTAATAATATATCAAGGTCATCAGCAATTGTATTAACTCTACTGGTACTCACTCGAACCTTATTGTTTGTATGGCCGCCTTTAATACGAGATGAAAAGTGGCGGTATGCATATAAAAAATAGCATAATCGGTTTAAAGCTTTGGAGAAGATTTCTCCCGTACTCTCAATACCTTCTCCCTGCTGGCCCCCGACTTTCCATGAAAGTTGATGTTTCATCAATTTCACTCCTCATTATATAAGGCCAACTGAAGCCCTAGTAAAAATGTAAATACTTTTGTAAAAAGATCGTGATATAAAAATGATCACGATCTTTTTATATCAATAAAAAAACCTTTTATTTTTATGATACAATACAATTGGTAGTTTCAATTAACGAAACTGTTTTCGGCTCTTTATTAAGATACAAAACAATAGAATTCCCCTCTTGACGTACATCATAAGTCTTTATTTTACACTTTTCTGCATCAAACATAGATTCACCTGTTTTAATATCAAATCCCCATCCATGTAAAGGACAGCGTAAAACCTCATTGTGTTTTCCATATTGATACGTATGAGGATCACTTGGCAGCATCGTTCCATCTACCGAACCATATACCATTGATGCTCCCTGGTGTGGACATTTATTTCGAACAGCATATAACTGACCATTTATATTAAAAATAGCAATTTCTGATCTATCAACTTTTACTAACTGTCGTTCTCCAGGTTTTAAATCCTCTGCTGAACACACATTTACTCTTTTTAATTCATTCACTTTTCTCTCTCCTTTCTACCGATTGAAATCGTAAGTGTTTAAAGCGTTTTCATAGAAAATTTTATGTTTCAACTCTTTCGGAAGAGTACTGAATACCCGGTCTGCTTCATCTCCATCCCAGTGAGGATAATCACTACTGTAAAGAAGCATGTCCTCGGCTCCAGCCATTTGAA
This DNA window, taken from Alteribacillus bidgolensis, encodes the following:
- a CDS encoding 2-keto-4-pentenoate hydratase, with protein sequence MTRVVSKKVKDLANYLIEAEKSQKPINPLTDVNPDLTLDEAYEVQLQVVQEKQSQGVKIVGKKIGLTSRDMQVMYGIDTPDCGHLFENMIVENNHEVSFNDVIQPKVESEIAFVLKKDLQGPNVTVEDVLQATDYVLPSFEIIDSRIKDWNVKLQDTVADNASSGLYVLGDKPVSVDEVNLPDISMKVYQNGQLMKEGIGKNAMEHPAAGVAWLANKLAEFDVSLQAGEVILSGALATTIDVVPGDEFTAVFEHLGEVKVTFTKN
- a CDS encoding zinc-binding dehydrogenase, which gives rise to MGRNGLLQSIPSKMKAVAVTEYGGVEKLEERKVPVPIPKENEVLVKIYACALNNSDILLREGGYGTDTKSSEKAGWKREAISFPRIPGTDVAGQIVDVGANINPACVGEKVVLFPFISSAPDGVEHMADDITLMSSECDGGYAEYITWPKELCRAMPLSSYVESSSFIVSCFTAWHMLEKSNVVPGEKILITGATGGVGSYAVQIASKVFGADVIALVRDLSLKEKMIELGASEVLSYKSTTLPDDVIKAADGKVDVVLDVVGDPLFSTCLKVLRNGGRLATSGAASGAVTQLDIRTVYLKHLSIIGCTLGTRKEFDQMLDVIREEKIKPLIDKVFPLEKARDAQEYFKRSEKFGKVILQNKPKD
- a CDS encoding ferredoxin, encoding MAQYTIVDKETCIACGACGASAPDIYDYDEEGLAFVILDNNEGTASIPDEFEEDMMDAFEGCPTDSIKVASVPFDGNPDREE
- a CDS encoding 2-oxoacid:ferredoxin oxidoreductase subunit beta, with amino-acid sequence MSTITFKDFRNDVKPNWCPGCGDFSVQAAIQRAAASAGLTPENMAVISGIGCSGRISGYIKSYGLHGIHGRSLPIAQGVKMANRDLTVIASGGDGDGYAIGMGHTVHAMRRNIDLTYIVMDNQIYGLTKGQTSPRSAAGFVTKSTPHGAIEKTLSPMELAVSSGATFVAQSFSKDLKDLTAIIEAGIKHKGFSFINVFSPCVTYNKVNTYDWFKEHLISLNEIEEYDPSSREMAMETIIEHESLVKGIIYQDKERPSYQDLANGYAEQPLAHSDIELHPNHFDKLMSEFM
- a CDS encoding 2-oxoacid:acceptor oxidoreductase subunit alpha, whose product is MKHQLSWKVGGQQGEGIESTGEIFSKALNRLCYFLYAYRHFSSRIKGGHTNNKVRVSTSRVNTIADDLDILLAFDQETIDLNYYELHSDGIIIADSKFKPVKPEDTEAKFYSVPFTEMAAELGTPLMKNMVAIGATCAIINLNPAVFADVVKEMFGKKGETVVQKNMEAINQGYTFMEEHLGDAPTPLALAQADGQQRLFMIGNDAIAFGALAAGVRIMAAYPITPASEIMEYLIDKLPELGGTVIQTEDEMAAATMAIGSNYAGTRSFTASAGPGLSLMMESIGLSGMTETPLVVVDTQRGGPSTGLPTKQEQSDLMAMIYGTHGEIPKVVIAPSTAEEAFYDTIEAFNIAEEYQCPVILLSDLQLSLGKQTVEPFDFNNIEIRRGKLKTDEIVLEDEIAYFKRYELTEDGVSPRVIPGTKNGIHHVTGVEHDETGKPSEASANRKLQMDKRMRKLDKLTERFPNPITVYAPHEKPELLLVGFNSTLGAIGEAMSRLEEEGIKVNHMHIRLIHPFPATAVLPFIEAAENVLVVENNATGQLEKLIKMNVGYTDKMKSLLKYDGNPFQPIHLYNASKELLKHVYHYV
- a CDS encoding Rieske (2Fe-2S) protein — protein: MNELKRVNVCSAEDLKPGERQLVKVDRSEIAIFNINGQLYAVRNKCPHQGASMVYGSVDGTMLPSDPHTYQYGKHNEVLRCPLHGWGFDIKTGESMFDAEKCKIKTYDVRQEGNSIVLYLNKEPKTVSLIETTNCIVS